The Pyrus communis chromosome 8, drPyrComm1.1, whole genome shotgun sequence region ATCGTGTGCACCCTTGGACCCGCATCGCGGTCGGTTCCGATGGTGGAGAAGCTGCTGAGGGCCGGCATGAACGTCGCCCGCTTCAACTTCTCCCATGGGTCCCACGAGTACCATCAGGAGACCCTCAACAATCTCAGGGCCGCCATGGAATCCACCGGCATCCTCTGCGCCGTCATGCTCGACACCAAGGTCTGCCTTTCTTCTCTCCTTTCATCCCTCCTTTCATCCTTCCGATCCCATCTGATCCGAATTTCTCGGATTCTCAAGCATACAATACAACATGCATTGCTGCTGCTTATTTGCTACTTTTCTGTTTGTATCTCTGTTTTGTTTGCTCTCTTTGTGTTTAGGGTTCACAGttttaataatttgtgtttgattttttttcatttttagaaaATTTGCAGACACTTACACATTCCCCCTTCCTTCCCTCTCTCTGTTAATGGGTGTGCAATGAATTTCTTCCCTCCCTTAGTTTGTAGGTTAGGCCTTGGGACGCACATTTTTGGAAACTTTTCTGCCTAGGatgggattggattggattggattggattggattggattggatttgatTGGATTGGCCTCCATTTGCTCCTTCAACCTGCTTTGAATCTAGCAGAGTTATATAATCCAGTACAATCCTAGCCAGCAAACGATGACTAGAATAGTAGAATGATAAATAGATCACTGTCCACTCTAGATTCACTAATGCTAAATTGCTAATAGCACATACTAGTGCCCACTTTTACACAAATGGATTAGATTATGGAAGCTTTGACTAATTCCTGAttgattgtttgtttgtttctcaAATTCACCACCACAGGGTCCAGAGATTCGAACGGGGTTTCTCAAAGATGAGAAACCTGTCCAGCTCAAACAGGGCCAAGAGATCACCATCTCCACTGACTATACCCTCAAGGGTGATGCAAATATGATTTGTATGAGTTACAAAAAGCTGGCTAAGGATGTCAAGCCAGGGAGCATGATTCTATGTGCTGATGGCACCATCTCCTTTATGGTTTTGTCTTGTGACAAGCAAAAGGGTTTGGTTCAATGCCGCTGTGAGAACTCTGCAGTTCTTGGTGAGAGGAAGAACGTTAATCTTCCTGGGGTCGTTGTGGATCTCCCAACCTTAACAGagaaagacaaagaagatattcTCAAGTGGGGTGTTCCAAATAAGATTGACATGATTGCACTGTCTTTTGTCCGGAAAGGTTCTGATCTTGTGGAGGTCAGGAAGCTCCTTGGAAAGCATTCTAAGAATATCCTTCTCATGTCAAAGGTAAGCTCCCTTATTAAAGACAAGATAAACTGAGCCATTTTGGATTTTCTGCTTCTTTTTACTGCTTTTGACTATAGAGAGAACCTAGTACAAGTTTGTCTTGCCTGGATTAATCAGTGATTGCAATTTTGCAACTGGGACTACTTCTTCTTGGTGCCATTTGGTATGCAAAGTATTATGAACCGATTTATTTTTAGCTTAAAATCATGTCTATAAAAAAGGTTTACTGGCAGTGGCATTATGTGGATGGTTTTTTTAGGGTTTCATAAAACTATGCAACTGTTAGCAATGTATCTACCCTCTTATATAGATACTATTAACAGTTGAATTTCACCTTTTGTTTCCTTCCTTTGGTTCTTACTTGAAAATTTGATTGGTAGGTTGAGAATCAGGAAGGGGTGGCAAACTTTGATGACATCCTTGCACAATCAGATGCATTCATGGTGGCACGAGGTGATCTTGGAATGGAAATTCCAATTGAAAAGATCTTCCTTGCACAGAAAGTGATGATCTACAAGTGCAACATCCAAGGAAAACCTGTGGTCACGGCAACACAGATGTTGGAGTCAATGATCAAATCTCCCCGTCCAACTAGGGCTGAAGCTACTGATGTTGCCAATGCCGTTCTAGATGGCACAGATTGTGTGATGCTAAGTGGCGAGACTGCTGCAGGGGCATACCCTGAACTTGCAGTGCGGACCATGGCAAAAATCTGCGTAGAAGCAGAAAGCACCCTTCATTATGGAGATGTCTTCAAAAGGATTATGGAACACTCCCCCGTGCCTATGAGCCCGCTAGAGAGTCTGGCTTCTTCGGCCGTTAAAACAGCCAACTCATCCAAAGCAGCTCTTATATTGGTCCTAACCAGAGGAGGAAGTACCGCAAAGCTGGTGGCCAAGTACAGACCTGGCATGCCTATACTGTCTGTTGTTGTCCCCGAGATCAAGACAGATTCATTTGACTGGTCATGCAGTGATGAAGCTCCAGCAAGGCATAGTCTGATTTTCCGTGGGTTGGTTCCAGTTCTAAGCGCGGGATCTTCTAGGGCCTCTCATGCAGAGACAACCGAAGCGGCACTGGACTTTGCCCTTCAACATGCCAAGACAAAGGGGCTCTGCAAGAACGGAGATGCTGTTGTGGCTCTGCACCGTGATGGAACTGCATCAGTGATCAAGATCTTGACCGTGAAGTGATGTTCATCCGATGATTTGTTATGTCATCCTTTCCTTTTTGGCGTTCTCAAAATTAGCCAATgacaatgcttatgattttgaCTTGCCTCGTTTAATATGTGTTTTTGGATGCAAAAAACATCTACATCTACCGCCGTCATCAGTGTATGTGATGAGCAGGCTTTGATAGCTACACAATTTGCCGATGTTGCGATATGGGACTTTATGCAATACGTTTACTAATAGGATCTTTTGCTGAACATGGTTCCTTATTATTGAGTTATGCATGTTATGTATGTCATATATTGATGTTATTTATTCCACCACTTGTACTTAATACTGGTACGACAAGATGCAGAGTTTGAACTACGCATATGATACAAATTCAGTTCGGTTCTCAATGGCTTGGCTTCTGAGTTCTGCCTGCGTACGATTCAATACCAATTCAAGGTTTCATGGCATCTATACGAGACAATGACACTAAGTGCAACAGCAAAAAAATGAGAAAGCAATTCGCTCGCATATCACGTAAATATAGCAACATAAGTTGAGAAAGCAATTCACTCacatatcatgtatatatagcAACATGAGTAGTTCTTGTCGTACTGGGTAGGAGGCCAAAACATCTACAAATGACCATCCttctaacaaaacaaaaaacacaattCGAACATTCCATGATTCACATTCAAGTAAGATACTATGTACACCAGCAGCGTAGAAAACGATTGAAGCCACGTAACGGACAAGAACATCATACACCAACtgaaataattgaaaaatataCTCAATTCTCTTCTGTTTGAGAAGCACTTCCACTTCCAGTTGCATTCGCTGCTGCTGACGATGAATTTCCCCCACTGCCACCCGACTGAGATCCTGAGTGAGAAAACAGACTACTGAAAGGCCACGGAATTGAAAACCTTCTCCCGTTTCCATTTCTCCCATCCCCATCCCCATCTCCCTcttccccaccaccaccaccaccaacatcgCCAATCTCTTCACTCTCCCTCGAGTTACTGCTGGTCCTGGAAATATCTGAATCACGCTTTGATTCATCAGTAGGCAACTGGAACCTGCAAACCGGACAGGAACTATGAAGGTCCAACCATGGCAGAATACACCCGCTATGAAACTTATGCTTACATGGCATCTCTTTGGCTTCTACACCAACCTCAAAATCATCCAAGCACACTGAACACTGCATATTCTCCTTGATTGTCACAGCGGGCAGCGCTTCCACTGCCTCCTTTTGTGCTGGCGGAGTCCCATACCTATTAGGATCATTCTCTGCCAAATGTTGCAGCAACAAATCCAAACCAGGCCCAATGAAATAATCGCCTAATGAACTGATAGGGGTGTGATTGTTGATTTGACCCTGATTCGAATCGTAAGATCCCTGAACAATGATGGTTTGATTGAAAGGATTGATAAGAATTACACGCTCCCTCTCCcgttctctttctctccctctatcCCTATCCCTATCACCCTCAGAATTCTCAGATTCAGATGCCAAGCCAGCTCGAATGCCTTGAAGCAGCTGTAGAAAAGAAGCtgagcttctcctcctccttcggATGATTGATTCAAGTTCTCTGTCCAATTCAGTGTCTCTGCCCTGGCGAGTCTCACCTTCATCATTGTCattgtcatcatcatcatcttcatcaaagTCTAGTCGTCTTAATCTTCTACGACGACGGGGATTGTTCATCATGCCAAGCAAGATCGGAGCCCAGAGGGAGAGTGCTCGATCGGATCCAAAATCAGAGTCAGCCTCTTGATTATCCCTCGTAGTGCCATTCATTTCCTCAATAAATCCGCTTTGGCAAAAGGGGCATTTCATTTCTATTTCCATGATGGGATTCACCATTTGAGAACACATGTGGCACCAATACCTTGCTGCAATTGCGTCCTCCATCtctccttctttgtttattTCTTCAGTCACTGTCACAATACCATATCAAAATCAATTACCAAAAAGATCAAGATTTTAGCCTGACTTCAGATCTAAGCCATCATAACAATATTGCCCTTCAAccccccaacacacacacacaatttaATTTTCAGGAATAATTATACAATAAAATTCAGAATTTGACAGGTCCACGAAGCAGAAAATATGCAGAGCATCTCCGATGAACCACACAAAAGAAATCTTCTGGAAAGGTGgggtaaaaataaaaacaggaaaaaaaaaaaaaaaaaaaaaaaaaggtacgcAGACGGAGACGGAGACTGAGGAGAATTGAACCTTCATTCTTACCAAAAGTAAACAAAATTGGAGGGGAGAAGACGAGCGAGGAACAAGAGCAAGAGCAAAAGCGCAGAGCTTGAGAAATCAAATCGTGTGTGTCCGTTTATAAATATTTCAAGACCCAGCTATATATCTAGTATTTAccaacaataattaataataataatcaaaattcaaggagaagaagaagaagatgatattCGACACGCAAACTGAAAGTAATTAATTTGCTAATTACttaccctcctcctcctcctatcTGTTACCGCAGCAGCAGCGGGAGgtcaaattaaattttttttttaaaagaaataaatatatgAATGATAATTCAGAAAGAAAGATAGAAATCGAAGAATTGTACCCAAATGCTCAGCAAACAGAATTTTACGTCTCCTTCCTCCTTCGTTTTGGAGCTGCAAAAGAGAGAAAACTGAGGGAAAGAAGAAGATTCCACCAACCCTTCCCCTCTCTCTgtccctctccttctctctctctccccctccccaCTTTCTCTATCCCATTCCCTTTCCAAGTTTCCAACTTGCTAATTTCCTTCCATTATTTTTATTCTACtgctttattttaaaaaaattgcaatATAAATTACTGGTCCACCGttcgtttattttctttttttttctttgtttttgtttgttccCATGAATTGGAATTGGATATTTGTgatggaaattgttattagcacttcaaaatttttattttacaattctcataaatgtatttttttttctaattatgaAAATTCTAAAAtgtcaaataagattttttaagtgttaataataattctttttgtgatttaaaataaaaaataaaatacatttttattttttcattttatctgtcggaaaaaataaaatattcctTAAACGTGTTGTGTTGTTGGTGGCAGTCTGTCATTCATTGTTTTTGAAGACTCCCAGTCCCAAAAATCCCATTCCAATCCGAAGCCAATCGTTTGATTTCTTTTCgcttcttattttatttttcttttcctataTTAAGAACCCTTCATATCCAATTTTAGTCTACCAAAATTAAATAACAgtgcttttctttttggtgGAAAAAGAAGTTGATTATTGTATATGAATATATGCAGCAAATATAGTTTTtgacacaaaacaaaaatataatgagCTAATTACGCATTTGCATTTAGATTGAAATTGGCAGCAAACAGAAATAGCCATTAAATTGTAATCACACGGGAGCTTTGATTTTTAAATTAAGAATATGATAAATTTGGTATCCTAATTAGATTTAATGTGAAGCGTCAATTATTTTAACCAATTTTCATCAGTATTTTTGTCTAAACAGTACACCTTGTAAGCATAcgattatattataatataaaattatgttTTGTAATATATGACGGAATTGGAGCTTAGTGTCCGGAACCTAAGAATCAATCCATCTAAACCGTTAATtgatgtgtaaaaaaaaatcagagcGTGTGTGGTATACCAGAAAAATAAGTTAATGAAGAccgttgaattcaatttgtACAATATAGATTAATTGATCCTTAAACTCCACACACTAACGTCTGGAGCAGATCCGATTCTATATATGACCACCGTGCATCTCAAATGAAATTAACCCATACTCTCCATTATATCAAAAGTGTACATACTTTTAATTCATTGATCCAATTTGGTCATATAATTAATTCCTTATAATTGAATTGAATAGAATAGATTATTATGGGAACGTTGACTAATGACAATCCATTCAAATGGCCGACACGTCTTCTCATAAACAATTAAAGCTTCTGCCTCATGGCCCCCTCCCCTGCCCGCTGCCCCTTTTGACGTCTCATTCCTACTTCGTTACTTTCCACTATCTCTCAAGTCTCAAGTCTCAAGTCTCAAGTCTCAAGTCTGAGGAAGCAAAAGCACACATCGTTGGCGAATCTTTTGTCTCAAGAAGCAAAAGCACATATTCGTGAGTGAATCTTTTAGCATGGTGCTGAGCTCTGAGCGAAGGAAGCTAACACGTAGCAACAAATCTGAACACGTAACGAAATTAGTTAGCTAAGACTGTGCCTCTTATAAATCCAAAGTTAGCCATTAAAAAAAAGGAATCTATAATGCTGGCTGGTATGCCGGCTTTCAATTTGTCCCACGCTAACAAAACAATGTAAATGAAGGAGAATGCTCACTCGCTTTTTCAACCCACTATTTAAAACGTCAATATATTCCTCCCATGTCCATGATTCGAAAAGCATCAATTATATtataccaacaaaaaaaaaaaaaaaaaaaaggaaggggcGATGGAATTTCGAAACCCCTTTTTCCTTAGCAAGAACAAACAAGTCCAAGTCCCCAAGACACTACTCCCTTCCATCCGCGAACTATCCAAAATTTTTGTGTCATAAATTTTCTACATGCGTACGTACTTGGGGACAAAAAAAACCTCTTGCAATTATGTAGCGAATGACATTGTAAGGGGGTGTAAAATCCAACAGAAAAACAAAGCTCCATTGATAGGGGGAACAAATGCTATTAGGGGAACAATAGGCAATTGCCTTCTCATGGTTCCTATTGTCAACTCAACTAACACCCACATGTCCGATTGCTGCGTGGTCAAGCCAACACGCTAACACGACTCCATATCCGACAATGTTCATACGCATGTACCACTGGACTTGGATCTTGATCCAAAGCTTTTGGCATACCAAACCAAACCACATGGACCACGTGCTTCTCCTTTTAACACGTTCATCTGATCAACAGCTTCCCATCCTCATCCGGGCAAAATGAAAATGCAATTATATGTGATCCGACTGTACAAGGCCCACTCCCGAACACAATCTCGCCGCAGCGACTACATCATTTGAAAGGTCCTCTAGACAACTAGCTAGGGGAGTTGATCCGTAAAGAAGACAGAGATGGCACACTCAAAATTAAACTGAACTAGGCTGGCTTGCTGCCTTCTCCTCCTGCGCGGTTTCAAATCGAGTTAGAAGAAGCAAAGATGACATTTCATCTGGATGAAATAATAACCATAacagatttttataattaaaacaaaatccTATTAACCAAAAGCGGGTAACAGTCACAGCCCCGATATGGACAGTCTAATATATTCTTCTACTATGCACAGAGCTACCTGATGACAATCTGCCCTGTACATGACTAATAGTTAAATGGCATATGTAGCAAAATGTGGTGGCCGAAAGAATGCATGAGCCACGAAAATTTTGGAATGTCTTGTTGAAAAGGAATAAGAAAGCAGCAGAGGAGCATAACTACTAATGAGGTAATAAAAAGGCCTTGTCAGCTGGGTGACTAAAATCATTTTACACAAGATTTATGGTGCTTGCACATGATACGAGTATGGGTAATGTTATATTACAACCACAAACCATCATACAATCAAATCTTGTGTAGGAAGGTGCACAAATGAattatccaaatttccaatTGAGAAATCTGTCTGtcaaaaccaagaaaacaaccTCAAAACGCCACCCAACCAAGTACTCAACGTAGATAAACATGTGGATTGAATATTTGGCCAGTTGGTGTTGCTGGGAGATAACAGAAGGGTGAGAAAGAAACCATGAGATCTTCTATATCAAATAAACTAACCAAATGGTATAATAGTGGGGATCACACCCGCGTCACCAGACATGTTACCAAATTTCATATAACTGGTCAGAAACATATTCATGGATACTTACATCTACGAACTGAAACGATCGGACTACGGATGGTTTTGTCTTAGAAGCTTCGACAGCAGAAGTGGATCCGTTGCCACTGCAATATTTTCCCTAGAGACAAATAACAGAGGTTTCAATTTAGTAACGGATGACGAACATTCGTTGCTACCTTCTAACAGAAAAGAACAGTATTATGAATATCTAAGGAAACAGAACATATCAGCAGTTCCAAATTTCAAACACCAACATAAATCTCAGTAGTTCACATCATAGCAAAATGTAATTCTCCAAACTAGGTGTTGCAAAAGTACACCATATATTCCTTTCATTCTTTCCCCAGGTTGATTACTGTAAAAACCATCACGCACAGAACCATAACAAGATGCAATATGAAAACATTagcattcttttttctttttattatcatGCGACTTCATAGACACCTAAGCCGAAGACACCTTAACATACTCATTCCTTTGAGTTAACCCTCAATGACgttaatagaaaaattaaatcctTTACTCCTTTCCCAATTACCTTTCCATATTATGATTTCTGAATCTACCTAAAGGCTTTACTGCCACAGAGTTCTTGGTACACACCATAAATGTTGTTCCTCTAACTTTACATACGGGTTTTCTTTCTTGTCTTCTTCCATGTACATATTTGCACAATCTCGTGTTAGGTGGTTTTTGACAACCTCCTTCCTTTTAGATTATTATGACcattattgtttattttgttataacTATACGTAAACGAGAATCTAGCTGGAAGAAGAAGTGACAGTAATGATGCCCCAACcccaacaaaacaaataaacaaataaaaatcagaaGTGGAGGAAAACATTCTCACATCCCAAACAAGGATCTGAATAAAAGCCTTCTTACATCGTCAAATGCATCAGTGTATTTCTAATCAATATGTCCTATGCTTAAATCATGATGCACAAAGCCAAGTCAACAAACATTAGACTACAACAAAACTTGTGTTAAGAACATGTTCATTCATTGGATGGATAGACACAAAAGTATTTGCAGAGTTTGTCTTTGATTTCTTGAATCTTTCACTATTATATGAGCAAGTCTACATTTTTGTGATTGCACACCGCCATGATGAACTCAGATCAAAGTGGAGGAGAGAACAAATTGCATAGAACCCCTCTTCTTCAATTGCCACACAAACAGTCACAAAAGACCCTTCTTGTGGTCACCACAGTGACTCAATTATCGAAGCCAATTTTAGCAAGGGTTTATGGGGTAGCACGGTGAGATCATCAACTCTTAACTCTTGCCTAGCCCATCATCCAAAATCCGGCATGATTCCTTTGATGCACAGGACCTTTActtatttaaagaaaatgttttgggCCACCAGTGGCATTAATTCCCCTGGAAAATCGAAGACCAACATGCATGGTTGTCTAGAATCCAGACCCACTTACAGCAATTGATGTCAAACCTTTCAGCCCTCTGCCAGAATGCAAATGTTAACAGAGCAGAAAACTTTCCCACAGTGAACATACGTCCAGAACAGACACATTACATCTCTTTTCAAGGAAGCCCAATTAGAATTTCGTTCCTTAACCAAGTGGgaagcaaaatttataaatcatGAATGTCAAGGATAGCACTGTTCATGGTATGCAATCTTCATGTCCCCTTATGAATATTCTTGCCTCCAAGTGGACTTTGATGGCCATCTATATTTCACAGACCAAGGTACGTACATGATACATTGCAACCATTGAAATCT contains the following coding sequences:
- the LOC137743058 gene encoding E3 ubiquitin-protein ligase SIRP1-like, with product MEDAIAARYWCHMCSQMVNPIMEIEMKCPFCQSGFIEEMNGTTRDNQEADSDFGSDRALSLWAPILLGMMNNPRRRRRLRRLDFDEDDDDDNDNDEGETRQGRDTELDRELESIIRRRRRSSASFLQLLQGIRAGLASESENSEGDRDRDRGRERERERERVILINPFNQTIIVQGSYDSNQGQINNHTPISSLGDYFIGPGLDLLLQHLAENDPNRYGTPPAQKEAVEALPAVTIKENMQCSVCLDDFEVGVEAKEMPCKHKFHSGCILPWLDLHSSCPVCRFQLPTDESKRDSDISRTSSNSRESEEIGDVGGGGGGEEGDGDGDGRNGNGRRFSIPWPFSSLFSHSGSQSGGSGGNSSSAAANATGSGSASQTEEN
- the LOC137743057 gene encoding pyruvate kinase, cytosolic isozyme is translated as MDQRPKTKIVCTLGPASRSVPMVEKLLRAGMNVARFNFSHGSHEYHQETLNNLRAAMESTGILCAVMLDTKGPEIRTGFLKDEKPVQLKQGQEITISTDYTLKGDANMICMSYKKLAKDVKPGSMILCADGTISFMVLSCDKQKGLVQCRCENSAVLGERKNVNLPGVVVDLPTLTEKDKEDILKWGVPNKIDMIALSFVRKGSDLVEVRKLLGKHSKNILLMSKVENQEGVANFDDILAQSDAFMVARGDLGMEIPIEKIFLAQKVMIYKCNIQGKPVVTATQMLESMIKSPRPTRAEATDVANAVLDGTDCVMLSGETAAGAYPELAVRTMAKICVEAESTLHYGDVFKRIMEHSPVPMSPLESLASSAVKTANSSKAALILVLTRGGSTAKLVAKYRPGMPILSVVVPEIKTDSFDWSCSDEAPARHSLIFRGLVPVLSAGSSRASHAETTEAALDFALQHAKTKGLCKNGDAVVALHRDGTASVIKILTVK